A DNA window from Impatiens glandulifera chromosome 7, dImpGla2.1, whole genome shotgun sequence contains the following coding sequences:
- the LOC124945488 gene encoding dihydrolipoyllysine-residue acetyltransferase component 3 of pyruvate dehydrogenase complex, mitochondrial-like → MSYASRVLSHSKKLTVRGFSSSISTSIVGTRRTEVCRTNTGFISKVDNPKNCYTESNIVLFKVRSFGTHGLSMLKTSMKMGTQVMGSVSQEGYSCSQVTRRGYSSNSDLPPHQEIGMPSLSPTMTEGNVARWLKKEGDKVSPGEVLCEIETDKATVEMECMEEGYLAKIVKGDGAKEIQVGGIIAITVEEEEHIAKFKDYSPSESDAAPAPVPAPKPATDSASPKEQKIEEPKVAKTSSAPPTDDRIFASPLARKLAEDNKVDLSSVKGTGPDGRVVKADIEEYLASRGKEAPKVGPKAGTTAADYTDLPVSQIRKITASRLLQSKQTIPHYYLTVDTCVDKLMNLRSHLNTLQEASGGKRISVNDLVIKAAALALRKVPQCNSSWTNDYIRQYHNVNINVAVQTENGLFVPVIKDADKKGLSKISEEVKQLAQKAKDNSLKPEDYEGGTFTVSNLGGPFGVKQFCAIINPPQAGILAVGSAEKRVVPGSGTEEFKFASFMAITLSCDHRVIDGAIGAEWLKAFKGYIENPETMLL, encoded by the exons ATGTCGTACGCATCTCGTGTTTTGTCTCACTCTAAAAAG CTGACAGTTCGTGGCTTTTCAAGTAGCATAAGCACTTCCATTGTAGGAACAA GGAGAACTGAAGTTTGTAGGACGAACACTGGATTCATTTCAAAAGTTGATAATCCCAAAAATTGTTACACAGAATCAAATATTGTCCTTTTCAAG GTCCGATCTTTTGGAACACATGGGTTGAGCATGTTGAAGACATCAATGAAGATGGGAACCCAAGTTATGGGCTCAGTGTCCCAAGAAGGTTATTCTTG CTCACAAGTCACAAGGAGAGGCTATTCCTCAAATTCAG ATCTTCCTCCTCACCAAGAGATTGGGATGCCTTCACTATCACCAACAATGACAGAG GGGAATGTTGCTAGGTGGTTGAAAAAGGAAGGTGACAAGGTCTCTCCTGGTGAAGTTCTTTGCGAAATTGAAACG GATAAAGCCACTGTTGAGATGGAGTGCATGGAGGAAGGTTATCTTGCAAAGATTGTAAAAGGTGATGGAGCCAAAGAGATCCAAGTTGGTGGA ATAATCGCCATAACTGTAGAAGAGGAGGAGCACATTGCTAAATTCAAAGATTATAGTCCTTCGGAATCTGACGCTGCTCCTGCTCCTGTTCCTGCCCCTAAACCAGCAACTGATTCTGCCTCACCAAAAGAACAGAAGATTGAAGAACCAAAGGTTGCCAAAACCAGTTCAGCTCCTCCTACTGATGATCGCATATTTGCTAGTCCTCTTGCACGGAAACTAGCAGAAGACAATAAA GTGGATCTTTCAAGTGTCAAGGGAACAGGTCCTGATGGACGTGTAGTCAAAGCTGATATTGAAGAGTACTTgg CTTCTCGAGGTAAGGAAGCTCCAAAGGTGGGCCCCAAGGCTGGCACTACTGCCGCAGATTACACAGATCTCCCTGTTTCTCAAATAAGAAAG ATCACAGCTTCGCGGTTGCTGCAGTCGAAACAAACCATTCCCCATTATTATTTGACTGTAGATACTTGTGTCGATAAGCTGATGAA CTTGCGGAGCCACCTGAACACTCTGCAGGAAGCTTCAGGTGGAAAGAGAATATCAGTTAATGACCTAGTAATCAAG GCTGCTGCTCTGGCTCTTCGAAAAGTTCCTCAATGCAATAGTTCATGGACAAATGATTATATCCGCCA GTATCATAATGTTAATATCAATGTAGCCGTCCAGACAGAAAATGGATTGTTTGTTCCTGTGATCAAG GATGCTGACAAGAAAGGCCTGTCTAAGATTTCTGAGGAGGTCAAACAATTGGCACAGAAAGCAAAAGATAACAGTTTGAAGCCCGAAGATTATGAG GGAGGAACTTTTACTGTGTCGAATTTGGGAGGTCCTTTCGGTGTCAAACAATTTTGTGCAATTATCAATCCACCCCAAGCCGGTATTCTTGCAGTTGGTTCTG CGGAAAAGCGAGTTGTACCCGGTTCAGGCACTGAGGAATTCAAGTTTGCCAGCTTCATGGCTATAACATTAAGCTGTGATCATCGCGTTATCGATG GTGCAATTGGTGCGGAATGGCTGAAGGCATTCAAAGGCTATATTGAGAACCCCGAAACAATGTTGCTATAA
- the LOC124944476 gene encoding 60S ribosomal protein L18a-like protein isoform X1, whose product MDQKLIMDAKENENGDYTLINDLEKVDDQLGRFDKPLPCCGCGIGWFCFLVGFLCPLTWYFASFLYLFKYYNKDPRERGGLAANTVTALIFTVALIIGFALFMFL is encoded by the exons ATGGACCAAa AGTTAATTATGGATGCAAAGGAGAATGAGAATGGAGATTATACACTTATAAATGATTTGGAGAAAGTGGATGATCAGTTGGGAAGATTTGACAAGCCTCTTCCTTGTTGTGGCTGTGGAATAGGATGGTTCTG TTTTTTGGTGGGGTTCTTATGCCCTTTAACCTGGTACTTTGCCTCATTTCTCTACCTcttcaaatattataacaaGGATCCTAGGGAACGAGGTGGGCTTGCTGCTAATACAGTAACG GCTTTGATATTTACAGTGGCGTTGATTATCGGTTTTGCGCTTTTCATGTTTCTTTGA
- the LOC124944476 gene encoding 60S ribosomal protein L18a-like protein isoform X3 encodes MDQKLIMDAKENENGDYTLINDLEKVDDQLGRFDKPLPCCGCGIGWFCFLVGFLCPLTWYFASFLYLFKYYNKDPRERGGLAANTVTIGCRL; translated from the exons ATGGACCAAa AGTTAATTATGGATGCAAAGGAGAATGAGAATGGAGATTATACACTTATAAATGATTTGGAGAAAGTGGATGATCAGTTGGGAAGATTTGACAAGCCTCTTCCTTGTTGTGGCTGTGGAATAGGATGGTTCTG TTTTTTGGTGGGGTTCTTATGCCCTTTAACCTGGTACTTTGCCTCATTTCTCTACCTcttcaaatattataacaaGGATCCTAGGGAACGAGGTGGGCTTGCTGCTAATACAGTAACG ATTGGTTGCAGGCTTTGA
- the LOC124944476 gene encoding 60S ribosomal protein L18a-like protein isoform X2, which yields MDAKENENGDYTLINDLEKVDDQLGRFDKPLPCCGCGIGWFCFLVGFLCPLTWYFASFLYLFKYYNKDPRERGGLAANTVTALIFTVALIIGFALFMFL from the exons ATGGATGCAAAGGAGAATGAGAATGGAGATTATACACTTATAAATGATTTGGAGAAAGTGGATGATCAGTTGGGAAGATTTGACAAGCCTCTTCCTTGTTGTGGCTGTGGAATAGGATGGTTCTG TTTTTTGGTGGGGTTCTTATGCCCTTTAACCTGGTACTTTGCCTCATTTCTCTACCTcttcaaatattataacaaGGATCCTAGGGAACGAGGTGGGCTTGCTGCTAATACAGTAACG GCTTTGATATTTACAGTGGCGTTGATTATCGGTTTTGCGCTTTTCATGTTTCTTTGA
- the LOC124946208 gene encoding serine/arginine repetitive matrix protein 1-like, translating into MEEDGEESPRTPFWVQSSRGRQFRISSIFLNSTILIIFLCLSAIFSILFIIPWFLSLTSQIFRPNLVKKTWDWLNAVLIILALIFGFLSRNKNTDDDRKLDEEDRTLSIANKSRSHFQWDRFSDEGTSDIGSYNYSSSFGLKRNSSSYPDLRDTTSFFDHRKFLDDTHVENSRFVDPDQTPVKKDLTFESDGSKKIYIHTKKTIPKKEISHTPVPVPSPPPKRPSFPPSHNVEEKTDRALKQVTGHWENMIKNSSKQGPPPSTAAQLPEKKKSNKSERKRSGGTATKDFINSFYHQSKKKKKQRAQSLDNFESLLEQIPPSPPSPPPPPPPAKTSVLHNIISNKKRKPKKIISVPAPPPPPPPPAAKPLKIRTLNRVGKTQEDSSPETMGNESPLIPIPPPPPPPFKMPSWKFVVQGDYVRLGSFNSSISESSDTEERESPMSDISIVESSGTHITAAPVVAPENITAAPALFCPSPDVNTKAEMFIAKFRAGLQLQKINSLEQKQRLANIVPSTSMLCPSVKNGVFELLKICYQLLLYKKDLTDELLKSLQVELKLNTRVAMLIVNR; encoded by the exons atGGAAGAAGATGGAGAAGAATCACCAAGGACACCTTTCTGGGTTCAGAGCTCTCGCGGTCGCCAATTCAGAATTTCATCAATTTTTCTCAATTCCACCATCTTAATCATCTTCTTATGTCTCTCTGCAATTTTCTCCATTTTATTCATAATCCCCTGGTTTCTCTCTCTAACATCCCAGATTTTCAGGCCTAATTTGGTCAAGAAAACCTGGGATTGGCTCAATGCAGTCTTAATCATCCTTGCTTTAATCTTCGGATTTCTCAGCCGAAACAAGAATACTGATGATGATCGAAagcttgatgaagaagatagGACCTTATCGATTGCCAATAAATCACGATCACACTTTCAGTGGGATCGGTTTTCCGATGAAGGAACTTCAGATATTGGTTCATACAACTATAGTTCTAGTTTTGGATTGAAGAGAAATAGTTCATCTTACCCAGATCTACGTGATACAACTTCGTTTTTTGATCATCGGAAGTTTCTAGATGATACCCATGTCGAGAATTCCAGATTCGTAGATCCCGATCAAACACCCGTGAAGAAAGATCTCACTTTTGAATCTGATGGGTCTAAAAAGATATAcattcatacaaaaaaaacGATTCCCAAGAAGGAAATATCTCACACTCCGGTGCCTGTGCCGTCGCCGCCGCCGAAGCGGCCGTCATTTCCTCCGTCACATAATGTTGAAGAAAAGACAGATCGAGCATTGAAACAAGTGACGGGTCATTGGgaaaacatgataaaaaattcttcaaaacAGGGACCGCCGCCGTCTACGGCGGCGCAATTGCCGGAGAAGAAGAAAAGTAACAAGAGTGAGAGAAAAAGAAGCGGAGGAACGGCGacaaaagattttataaattcgTTTTACCATCAGagtaagaaaaagaagaaacaaagagCACAAAGTCTCGACAATTTCGAATCCTTATTAGAACAAATTCCTCCTTCGCCACCATCGCCGCCGCCACCTCCGCCGCCGGCGAAGACATCTGTTTTACACAACatcatttctaataaaaaaagaaaacccaaaaAGATCATATCAGTTCCAGCACCACCTCCACCGCCGCCGCCTCCGGCGGCGAAACCACTAAAGATAAGAACTTTAAACAGGGTAGGAAAAACCCAAGAAGATTCTTCTCCGGAAACAATGGGAAACGAATCACCTCTTATTCCGATTCCTCCTCCGCCGCCGCCCCCGTTCAAAATGCCTAGCTGGAAATTTGTTGTACAGGGCGATTATGTTAGATTGGGAAGCTTTAACAGCTCAATTAGTGAGTCTTCTGATACTGAGGAAAGAGAATCTCCAATGAGCGACATTTCAATTGTTGAATCGAGTGGGACCCATATCACGGCGGCACCGGTGGTGGCGCCGGAGAACATCACGGCGGCGCCGGCGCTGTTCTGTCCGAGTCCGGACGTGAATACGAAGGCTGAAATGTTTATAGCTAAATTCAGGGCTGGGCTTCAACTACAAAAGATAAATTCACTAGAGCAAAAACAAAGATTGG CTAATATTGTCCCGTCAACTTCAATGCTCTGTCCTTCGGTGAAAAATGGTGTTTTTGAGCTACTGAAAATATGTTATCAGCTGCTTCTATACAAGAAAGATCTAACTGATGAGCTTCTCAAGTCACTACAAGTTGAATTGAAGCTTAATACTCGGGTAGCAATGCTTATTGTGAACAGATAA
- the LOC124944846 gene encoding threonine synthase, chloroplastic-like codes for MAASSLVQSSIFIRHSQTKSKSQTSRSSKHFLQIKATTSSDSSLSTDISTSPPSIKHRRPADENIREEARRQVSNNNPHGFSAKYVPFNAGPDSTESYSLDEIVYRSRSGGLLDVEHDMEALKKYDGQYWKSLFDSRVGKTTWPYGSGVWSKKEWVLPEIDSDDIVSAFEGNSNLFWAERYGKQYLGMNDLWVKHCGISHTGSFKDLGMTVLVSQVNRLRKMNRPVVGVGCASTGDTSAALSAYCASAGIPSIVFLPANRISLAQLVQPIANGAFVLSIDTDFDGCMQLIREVTAELPIYLANSLNSLRLEGQKTAAIEILQQFNWEVPNWVIIPGGNLGNIYAFYKGFQMCKELGLVDRIPRLVCAQAANANPLYLHYKSGWKDFKAVKAGTTFASAIQIGDPVSIDRAVFAIKNSDGIVEEATEEELMDAMAQADSTGMFICPHTGVALSALTKLRNSGVIKPTDRTVVVSTAHGLKFAQSKIAYHSKEIGDMACRYANPPVQVNADFGSVMDVLKTYLHKNKGVGGGGSNF; via the coding sequence atGGCGGCTTCATCTCTGGTTCAGTCTTCCATCTTCATTCGCCAttctcaaaccaaatcaaaatcACAAACCTCAAGATCCAGCAAACATTTCCTACAAATCAAAGCTACAACCTCATCCGATTCATCTCTATCCACCGATATTTCCACCTCACCCCCATCCATCAAACACCGTCGCCCCGCCGACGAGAACATTCGTGAAGAAGCTAGACGACAGGTATCCAACAACAACCCTCATGGATTTTCCGCCAAGTACGTCCCTTTCAACGCCGGTCCAGATTCAACTGAATCTTATTCTCTCGACGAGATTGTTTACCGTAGCCGTTCCGGTGGATTGCTTGATGTTGAACACGATATGGAAGCACTGAAGAAGTACGATGGTCagtattggaaatcactattcgATTCTCGCGTTGGTAAAACTACTTGGCCGTATGGATCCGGCGTTTGGTCTAAGAAGGAATGGGTTTTACCGGAAATCGATTCGGATGATATCGTTAGCGCGTTTGAAGGTAATTCGAATTTGTTTTGGGCTGAGAGATATGGAAAACAGTATTTAGGTATGAATGATTTGTGGGTTAAGCATTGTGGTATTAGTCATACTGGTAGTTTTAAAGATTTGGGAATGACTGTTTTAGTTAGTCAAGTTAATCGTCTTCGTAAGATGAACCGTCCTGTCGTCGGAGTTGGATGTGCTTCCACCGGTGATACCTCAGCTGCACTATCAGCTTACTGCGCCTCCGCCGGAATCCCATCAATCGTTTTCCTCCCAGCTAATCGGATCTCTCTCGCACAACTTGTTCAACCTATTGCAAACGGGGCTTTCGTGTTGAGTATCGATACTGATTTCGATGGTTGTATGCAATTGATCAGGGAAGTCACAGCTGAATTGCCAATTTATCTAGCGAACTCGTTAAACAGCTTGAGGCTAGAGGGTCAGAAGACTGCTGCCATTGAAATCCTGCAACAATTCAACTGGGAAGTACCGAATTGGGTGATAATTCCAGGTGGTAATCTTGGTAACATTTACGCATTCTACAAAGGGTTTCAAATGTGCAAAGAGTTGGGTCTAGTAGACAGGATCCCACGTCTGGTTTGCGCCCAAGCTGCTAACGCGAACCCGTTGTACCTCCATTACAAATCCGGTTGGAAGGACTTCAAGGCTGTGAAAGCTGGCACAACCTTTGCATCGGCTATTCAGATTGGAGACCCGGTTTCAATTGACAGAGCTGTATTTGCGATCAAGAACTCGGATGGGATAGTGGAGGAAGCGACTGAGGAAGAGTTGATGGATGCAATGGCTCAAGCTGATTCAACGGGTATGTTTATTTGCCCACATACTGGTGTTGCTTTGAGTGCTTTGACTAAGCTGAGAAACAGTGGAGTTATTAAACCGACTGATCGGACTGTGGTGGTGAGCACTGCACATGGATTGAAGTTTGCTCAGTCTAAGATTGCTTATCATTCGAAGGAGATTGGAGATATGGCTTGTAGATATGCTAATCCGCCTGTTCAAGTGAATGCTGATTTTGGGTCGGTGATGGATGTTCTGAAGACGTACTTGCACAAGAACAAAGGAGTAGGAGGAGGAGGTTCTAATTTCTAA